In one window of Nocardiopsis aegyptia DNA:
- a CDS encoding sirohydrochlorin chelatase produces the protein MSTTLLAVAHGSADPRSAAAVSALFERVRSLRPGLDARVCYLDHTAPSAEEALAELAASGAGEVVVLPTLLTAAFHSKVDLPGVLAGVRERSPWLRVRYADTLGPHPLLLEAVERRLAQAGAAADPGTALVLASAGSSDPEANATVRAMAERLAERGPWREVVAAFASAAAPTPGEAVADLLGRGAERVAVATYLLAPGFFADRVREQSAAAGARTVSEALGDVPELARVVLERYDAAVARALAPTGRAPGQ, from the coding sequence ATGAGTACGACCCTGCTGGCCGTGGCACACGGCAGTGCCGACCCGCGTTCGGCGGCGGCGGTGTCCGCGCTGTTCGAGCGCGTGCGATCCCTGCGCCCGGGCCTGGACGCGCGTGTGTGCTACCTCGACCACACCGCCCCCAGCGCCGAGGAGGCGCTCGCCGAACTCGCGGCGTCCGGCGCGGGTGAGGTCGTCGTCCTGCCGACGCTGCTCACCGCGGCCTTCCACAGCAAGGTGGACCTGCCCGGCGTCCTGGCCGGGGTCCGCGAGCGGAGCCCCTGGCTGCGTGTGCGCTACGCCGACACCCTGGGCCCGCACCCGCTGCTGCTGGAGGCCGTGGAACGGCGGCTGGCCCAGGCGGGGGCCGCCGCGGACCCGGGGACCGCCCTGGTCCTGGCCTCCGCCGGTTCCAGCGACCCCGAGGCCAACGCCACCGTCCGGGCGATGGCGGAGCGTCTCGCCGAGCGCGGCCCCTGGCGCGAGGTGGTCGCCGCCTTCGCGTCCGCGGCCGCGCCGACCCCCGGGGAGGCCGTCGCCGACCTGCTCGGCCGCGGAGCCGAGCGGGTGGCCGTGGCCACCTACCTGCTGGCCCCGGGCTTCTTCGCCGACCGGGTGCGCGAGCAGTCGGCCGCGGCCGGGGCCCGGACCGTCTCCGAGGCCCTGGGCGACGTCCCGGAGCTGGCCCGCGTCGTGCTGGAGCGCTACGACGCCGCGGTGGCCCGCGCGCTTGCCCCCACCGGCCGCGCGCCCGGACAATAG
- a CDS encoding phosphoadenylyl-sulfate reductase, with product MNATITPVGGPELAERAARELEEASAAEIISWAARTFGDGLCMTSSMADALMVDLASKSVPGIDVVFLDTGYHFPETIGTRDAVASVYDINLINVEPVRTVAEQDLALGPRLHGRDPAICCHLRKVEPLQRALEPYSAWLTGLRREDSVTRRDTPVVQWDRRRRMTKVNPIARWTQEQVDTYMAENGVMVNPLQYDGFPSIGCEPCTRRVAPGEDPRSGRWAGTGKTECGIHV from the coding sequence ATGAACGCCACGATCACCCCGGTGGGCGGCCCCGAGCTCGCCGAGCGCGCCGCTCGCGAACTGGAGGAGGCCTCCGCCGCGGAGATCATCTCCTGGGCCGCGCGGACCTTTGGCGACGGCCTGTGCATGACCTCCTCGATGGCCGACGCCCTCATGGTCGACCTGGCGTCGAAGTCGGTGCCCGGGATCGACGTGGTCTTCCTGGACACCGGCTACCACTTCCCCGAGACCATCGGCACCCGCGACGCCGTGGCCTCGGTCTACGACATCAACCTCATCAACGTCGAGCCGGTCCGGACCGTGGCCGAGCAGGACCTGGCCCTGGGCCCGCGCCTGCACGGGCGCGACCCGGCGATCTGCTGCCACCTGCGCAAGGTGGAGCCCCTCCAGAGGGCGCTGGAGCCCTACAGCGCGTGGCTGACGGGCCTGCGCCGCGAGGACTCGGTGACCCGCCGCGACACCCCGGTCGTGCAGTGGGACCGGCGCCGACGGATGACCAAGGTCAACCCGATCGCGCGGTGGACCCAGGAGCAGGTCGACACCTACATGGCCGAGAACGGGGTCATGGTGAACCCGCTCCAGTACGACGGCTTCCCCTCGATCGGCTGCGAGCCGTGCACCCGGCGCGTGGCGCCGGGCGAGGACCCGCGCAGCGGCCGCTGGGCGGGCACCGGCAAGACCGAGTGCGGCATCCACGTCTGA
- a CDS encoding nitrite/sulfite reductase, which produces MPPSSAQPGKSATAAKPRRRRGEGQWALGYREPLNKNEENKKNDDGLNVRDRIVNIYSKAGFDSIDPADLRGRFRWFGLYTQRAPGIDGGKTAVLEPEELDDRYFMLRVRIDGGQLSAAQLRAVAEISRDYGRDTADITDRQNVQYHWIRVEDVPAIWDKLESVGLSTMEACGDTPRVILGCPLAGVAEDEVLDASPEIFQVNEDHIGSPLFSNLPRKFKTSISGCSSYCTNHEINDVAFVGVRNEAGEAGYDLFVGGGLSTNPMFAQRLGTFVRPDQVSEVWAGVCSVFRDYGYRRLRTRARIKFLIKEWGAEQFRRVLQDEYLGYELPDGPAPELDPGLERDHVGVHRQRDGKFYVGFTPKVGRVSGTALLRIAEIAEEHGSDRIRTTADQKLVILDIDEDRVDSITAALESEDLQVNPSTFRRQTMACTGIEFCKLAIVETKGRAATLIDELEKRLPDFDEPLTINVNGCPNSCARIQVADIGLKGQLMMNDRGEQVEGYQIHLGGGMGLTSSFGKKIRGLKTTADDLPDYVERVLRRYQAQKQDGEAFATWVGRADDADLT; this is translated from the coding sequence ATGCCTCCCTCTTCCGCGCAGCCCGGCAAGTCCGCGACGGCAGCCAAGCCTCGGCGCCGCCGTGGCGAGGGCCAGTGGGCCCTCGGCTACCGTGAGCCGCTGAACAAGAACGAGGAGAACAAGAAGAACGACGACGGGCTCAACGTCCGCGACCGGATCGTCAACATCTACTCCAAGGCGGGTTTCGACTCCATCGACCCCGCCGACCTTCGTGGGCGCTTCCGCTGGTTCGGCCTCTACACCCAGCGCGCCCCGGGCATCGACGGCGGCAAGACGGCCGTTCTGGAGCCCGAGGAGCTCGACGACCGCTACTTCATGCTGCGCGTGCGCATCGACGGCGGGCAGCTGTCGGCGGCGCAGCTGCGCGCGGTCGCGGAGATCTCCCGCGACTACGGGCGCGACACCGCCGACATCACCGACCGCCAGAACGTGCAGTACCACTGGATCCGCGTCGAGGACGTGCCCGCGATCTGGGACAAGCTGGAGTCGGTCGGGCTGTCCACCATGGAGGCCTGCGGCGACACCCCGCGCGTGATCCTGGGCTGTCCGCTGGCCGGTGTCGCCGAGGACGAGGTCCTGGACGCCAGCCCGGAGATCTTCCAGGTCAACGAGGACCACATCGGCAGCCCGCTGTTCTCGAACCTGCCGCGCAAGTTCAAGACGTCGATCTCGGGCTGCTCGTCGTACTGCACCAACCACGAGATCAACGACGTGGCGTTCGTCGGTGTGCGCAACGAGGCGGGCGAGGCCGGCTACGACCTGTTCGTCGGCGGCGGCCTGTCCACCAACCCGATGTTCGCCCAGCGTCTGGGCACGTTCGTGCGCCCGGACCAGGTGAGCGAGGTCTGGGCGGGGGTCTGCTCGGTCTTTCGCGACTACGGCTACCGCCGGCTGCGCACCCGCGCGCGGATCAAGTTCCTCATCAAGGAGTGGGGCGCGGAGCAGTTCCGCCGGGTGCTCCAGGACGAGTACCTGGGCTACGAGCTGCCGGACGGCCCCGCGCCGGAGCTGGACCCGGGCCTGGAGCGCGACCACGTGGGCGTGCACCGCCAGCGCGACGGGAAGTTCTACGTCGGCTTCACGCCCAAGGTCGGGCGGGTCTCGGGCACCGCGCTGTTGCGCATCGCCGAGATCGCCGAGGAGCACGGGTCGGACCGGATCCGCACCACCGCCGACCAGAAGCTCGTGATCCTCGACATCGACGAGGACCGGGTCGACTCCATCACGGCGGCGCTGGAGTCGGAGGACCTGCAGGTCAACCCCAGCACGTTCCGGCGCCAGACCATGGCGTGCACCGGGATCGAGTTCTGCAAGCTGGCGATCGTGGAGACCAAGGGCCGCGCCGCCACGCTCATCGACGAGCTGGAGAAGCGGCTCCCCGACTTCGACGAGCCGCTGACCATCAACGTCAACGGCTGCCCGAACTCCTGCGCCCGCATCCAGGTCGCCGACATCGGCCTCAAGGGCCAGCTGATGATGAACGACCGCGGCGAGCAGGTCGAGGGCTACCAGATCCACCTCGGCGGCGGCATGGGTCTGACCTCGTCCTTCGGCAAGAAGATCCGCGGCCTGAAGACCACCGCGGACGACCTGCCGGACTACGTCGAGCGCGTCCTGCGCCGCTACCAGGCGCAGAAGCAGGACGGCGAGGCGTTCGCGACCTGGGTCGGCCGAGCCGACGACGCCGACCTGACCTGA